Proteins encoded within one genomic window of Anopheles gambiae chromosome 3, idAnoGambNW_F1_1, whole genome shotgun sequence:
- the LOC133393613 gene encoding E3 SUMO-protein ligase ZBED1-like translates to MALPTSDVWLHYVKSEGGGKCRYCQQVVSYTKGSTSNLKRHLSRKHPTVPLHRNNPPSTTDSELDSPLECTSAERNVSSPLANYFPSNKAMSAESKKKIDTLLLLMICKEYQPFSVVENEYFARFVKALNPKYVLPTRKSISNGALPALYNDTLKVVQTNLLTASTISLTADCWTSINNDSFCAVTAHYINSKYELCSQLLDCSEFCKSHTGKNVADLITNITDSFNITSKLVTLVTDNASNMLSAATLLNISHLPCGAHTLNLVVKDALPKISSTLEKVKNVVMHFKKSSKAANKLSEMQTSLNHPELKLKQDCPTRWNSTYDMLDRIKQNRIPLASCIATLKIKSKLDEDDWCIIEQATKILKLFNTVTVEIMAEKTVTISIMGFLTRSLLQKMKEKREKEIFHEKVAELVDVLIVGLEDRFEATNNLEIVSCGIFLDPRFKKVGFLGNNAQYQDTYEKIIQKMLPHYNTNSIDRLEESDNGSDSDEDIWQPLKKVRNTEHSISPSRILAAIELDRYLSEQNLQVKCDPFIWWKEREVVYPILSTLAKKYLSIPASSVPCERIFSKAGYILTEKRNRLTSKKLKEMIFVQHNFKNLQL, encoded by the coding sequence ATGGCACTCCCAACCAGCGATGTATGGCTGCATTACGTGAAATCTGAAGGTGGAGGTAAATGTCGTTACTGCCAACAGGTAGTGTCGTACACTAAGGGCTCAACATCTAACTTGAAACGGCATCTCAGTCGTAAACATCCTACTGTTCCGTTGCATAGAAATAACCCTCCATCGACAACTGATTCTGAATTAGATTCACCGTTGGAATGTACCTCAGCAGAAAGAAACGTGAGCAGCCCGCTGGCCAATTATTTCCCATCCAATAAGGCTATGAGCGCAGaatcgaagaaaaaaattgATACTCTATTGCTTTTAATGATATGTAAAGAGTATCAACCGTTTTCTGTAGTAGAAAACGAGTATTTTGCGCGTTTTGTTAAGGCTTTAAACCCTAAATACGTTCTACCTACAAGAAAGAGTATTTCAAACGGTGCGTTACCAGCGCTTTATAACGATACGCTCAAAGTCGTGCAAACCAACTTACTCACAGCATCAACAATTTCTTTAACTGCTGATTGTTGGACAAGTATCAATAATGATAGTTTTTGTGCAGTTACAGCACATTATATTAACAGTAAATACGAACTGTGTTCACAGTTATTAGATTGCTCTGAGTTTTGCAAAAGTCACACCGGGAAGAATGTAGCTGATTTGATCACGAATATAACTGACTCCTTTAATATTACCAGCAAATTAGTCACTTTGGTTACAGATAACGCTAGCAATATGCTATCAGCTGCAAcacttttaaatatttctcaTCTCCCGTGTGGTGCCCATACCTTAAATTTAGTAGTTAAAGATGCACTTCCTAAGATTTCGTCTACATTAGAGAAAGTTAAAAATGTAGTCATGCACTtcaaaaaaagctcaaaagcTGCCAATAAGCTTTCTGAAATGCAAACGAGTTTAAATCACCCTgaactaaaactaaaacaagaTTGTCCCACTCGATGGAATTCCACGTACGACATGTTAGATCGTATTAAACAAAATAGGATCCCACTAGCATCGTGTATTGCCACACTGAAAATCAAATCCAAGCTAGATGAAGACGATTGGTGCATCATAGAACAGGCTACCAAAATCTTGAAGCTTTTTAACACAGTTACCGTCGAAATTATGGCAGAAAAAACAGTGACAATTTCAATAATGGGGTTTTTAACTAGGTCCttattgcaaaaaatgaaggaaaaaagagagaaagaaatctTTCATGAAAAGGTAGCTGAACTAGTAGACGTACTAATAGTTGGACTTGAAGACAGGTTTGAGGCAACAAATAATTTAGAAATTGTGTCATGCGGGATTTTCCTAGACCCAAGATTTAAAAAAGTAGGATTTTTGGGAAACAATGCGCAATACCAAGACACatacgaaaaaataattcaaaagatGCTTCCACATTATAACACTAATAGCATTGATAGACTCGAGGAAAGCGATAACGGTAGCGATAGTGATGAGGATATTTGGCAACCATTAAAAAAAGTTCGCAATACAGAACATTCAATCAGTCCTTCTAGAATTCTTGCCGCGATTGAACTGGATCGCTATTTGTCTGAACAAAATCTACAGGTAAAATGCGATCCATTTATCTGGTGGAAGGAAAGAGAAGTAGTATATCCTATATTATCAACGCTTGCTAAAAAATATCTCAGTATTCCTGCGTCTTCTGTTCCTTGTGAACGCATATTTTCAAAAGCAGGTTACATCTTAACGGAGAAAAGAAATAGGTTGAcgtcaaaaaaattaaaagaaatgatTTTTGTCCAACATAATTTCAAAAACCTACAACTGTAA